One genomic window of Cannabis sativa cultivar Pink pepper isolate KNU-18-1 chromosome 2, ASM2916894v1, whole genome shotgun sequence includes the following:
- the LOC133034317 gene encoding uncharacterized mitochondrial protein AtMg00810-like yields the protein MAQPQGFVDPTYPNHVCKLHNEIYGLKQAPQAWFDTLNGTLVQWGYTNKKPDSSLFFSIKNGNLLLILVYVDDNLITGADTAEIQHLISTLNNSFSLKNLGPVQYFLGFEVQRTTNEICLTQQKYTTDLLAKTQLLDSKPQSTPMCSTTKLSATISTPMDNPTHYRSIIGALQYLIMSRPDDAFTVNKLSQYMQAPTSEHWGACKKILRYLAGLIVHGLVYKLATRFDIQGFTDSDWAGCFDDRKSTSGYCIFLGENLISWCSKKQIVVARSSTESEYRALSLATVEIIWI from the coding sequence ATGGCACAACCACAAGGTTTTGTGGACCCTACTTACCCCAACCATGTGTGCAAACTTCACAACGAAATATATGGTCTTAAACAGGCTCCTCAAGCTTGGTTTGATACTCTCAATGGTACTCTGGTTCAATGGGGATACACCAATAAAAAACCTGACAGCAGCCTATTTTTCTCAATCAAAAATGGTAACTTGCTTCTTATCTTGGTGTATGTGGATGACAATCTCATAACAGGTGCTGATACAGCTGAGATTCAACATCTAATATCTACCTTGAACAACAGTTTCTCTCTCAAAAACCTTGGACCAGTTCAATACTTCTTGGGTTTTGAAGTTCAAAGAACAACAAATGAAATTTGCTTGACACAACAAAAGTACACCACGGATCTTCTGGCCAAAACCCAATTACTTGACTCAAAACCTCAGTCCACACCAATGTGCTCCACAACCAAACTCTCAGCAACAATAAGTACCCCCATGGACAACCCAACACACTACAGAAGCATCATTGGTGCACTTCAGTACCTCATCATGTCAAGACCCGATGATGCCTTTACTGTAAATAAATTGAGCCAATATATGCAAGCTCCAACATCTGAACATTGGGGAGCCTGTAAAAAAATACTCAGATATCTTGCAGGTTTAATAGTACATGGATTGGTCTATAAACTTGCTACTAGATTTGACATCCAAGGCTTCACTGATTCTGATTGGGCAGGGTGCTTCGATGACAGAAAATCAACATCAGGGTATTGTATATTCCTAGGAGAAAATTTAATCAGTTGGTGTTCCAAGAAGCAAATTGTTGTTGCTCGATCGAGTACAGAATCTGAATATAGAGCCCTTTCTCTTGCCACTGTAGAGATAATATGGATATAA